A DNA window from Synergistales bacterium contains the following coding sequences:
- the rpsI gene encoding 30S ribosomal protein S9, producing MAGTERFYWGTGRRKTSIARVRVLPGEGKVYVNDRPAEDYFHTGRWQAHALEPLKVASVEGNVDVFVRAHGGGVSGQSGAVRLGIARALTKMNPELRKPLKKAGLLARDARMVERQKYGLKGARARKQFSKR from the coding sequence GGACGGCGCAAGACGTCTATCGCAAGGGTACGCGTGTTGCCCGGAGAGGGGAAGGTCTACGTCAACGACCGTCCCGCCGAGGACTATTTCCATACCGGCAGATGGCAGGCCCATGCTTTGGAGCCCCTGAAGGTAGCCAGTGTGGAGGGTAACGTTGATGTCTTTGTGCGCGCCCATGGCGGTGGCGTTTCGGGACAGTCCGGTGCCGTGCGTCTCGGGATTGCGCGGGCGCTGACCAAGATGAATCCGGAGCTCCGGAAGCCCCTCAAGAAGGCCGGGTTGCTCGCCAGAGATGCACGCATGGTGGAGCGGCAGAAGTACGGACTCAAGGGCGCCCGGGCGCGGAAGCAGTTCTCCAAGCGTTAA
- the mgtE gene encoding magnesium transporter yields MPDIIPNILPEVRKLLDHRELTQLKRLLSAMEPADIAEMLEEFEPSTRVLFFRLLPKDLAIEVFEMLEGQERETLLSHFTDREVAEILGDMSDDDRTELLDELPAKTVKKLLESLPTEERTLANRLMNYAEESAGRVMTPEYIDLKQDMTVDQAIDRIRMHARGKETIYTAFVVDTKRQLVGVVELEDLILARGSTSVRAVMDSDPVWVTTRTDREEVARELSKYDFQALPVVDSEHRLVGIVTFDDVLDIMEEEATEDFERMAGIEPTDVSYINTGFFTMARKRFMWLFICILTETITSSVLKAYSITLQSAVALTYFIPLLIGTGGNAGTQSATLMIRGMTLGEIQRKNIVKVFFREIGTGLFLGVALAAFALGRAYMLDTGAAVGLTVALGVVGVVLLGNLAGVLLPVIARMLKIDPAIMSGPFITTVVDVLGLLVYFEIARRILMHWG; encoded by the coding sequence ATGCCTGATATCATTCCCAATATCCTTCCGGAGGTACGCAAGCTTCTGGATCACCGTGAGTTGACACAACTCAAGAGATTGCTCTCGGCAATGGAACCCGCCGACATCGCCGAGATGCTTGAAGAATTCGAACCATCTACGCGTGTCCTGTTTTTTCGTCTCCTGCCCAAGGATCTTGCTATTGAGGTGTTTGAAATGCTGGAAGGACAGGAGCGCGAAACCCTCCTTTCGCATTTTACCGACCGCGAGGTGGCGGAGATTCTGGGGGATATGTCCGATGACGACAGGACGGAGCTCCTGGATGAGCTGCCTGCCAAAACAGTGAAAAAGCTTCTGGAAAGCCTCCCTACCGAAGAGCGGACGCTGGCCAACAGGCTGATGAACTACGCCGAGGAATCCGCGGGTCGTGTGATGACCCCCGAATACATCGACTTGAAGCAAGACATGACCGTCGATCAGGCCATAGATCGCATCCGAATGCATGCCCGCGGCAAGGAGACCATCTACACCGCATTTGTCGTTGATACGAAACGACAGTTGGTCGGTGTAGTGGAGCTGGAGGATCTTATCCTCGCCCGGGGATCCACGTCGGTCAGGGCGGTCATGGACAGTGACCCGGTATGGGTGACGACACGCACGGACCGGGAAGAGGTGGCCCGGGAGCTCTCGAAGTACGACTTTCAGGCCCTTCCTGTGGTGGACAGCGAACATCGGCTGGTGGGTATCGTTACCTTCGACGATGTCCTGGACATCATGGAAGAGGAGGCTACGGAAGACTTCGAGCGCATGGCCGGAATCGAGCCCACCGATGTGAGCTATATCAATACAGGCTTTTTCACGATGGCCCGAAAGCGGTTTATGTGGCTTTTTATCTGCATCCTCACCGAGACCATCACCTCGTCGGTACTCAAGGCGTACTCGATTACCCTGCAGAGCGCCGTAGCGCTCACCTATTTCATTCCGTTGCTGATCGGCACGGGGGGGAACGCCGGAACCCAGTCGGCGACCCTGATGATCCGTGGGATGACCCTTGGCGAGATCCAGAGGAAGAACATTGTGAAGGTCTTTTTCCGCGAGATCGGAACGGGGCTCTTCCTCGGCGTTGCCCTGGCGGCCTTTGCTTTGGGAAGGGCCTACATGCTCGATACAGGGGCGGCGGTGGGGTTGACTGTGGCGCTCGGTGTGGTAGGGGTGGTGTTGCTGGGCAATCTCGCTGGTGTCCTTCTGCCGGTGATCGCCCGGATGCTGAAGATAGATCCGGCGATCATGTCGGGGCCTTTTATCACCACTGTCGTTGACGTACTGGGGCTGCTTGTCTATTTTGAAATCGCTCGCCGGATCCTGATGCATTGGGGTTGA